The following coding sequences are from one Saprospiraceae bacterium window:
- a CDS encoding GH3 auxin-responsive promoter family protein translates to MNAIWAQYLKLHRGQIRQFSNYPIDTQWQQLDTILRRARNTEWGKRYKFGEITNVNQWQDRLPLQDYESLKEDIFRMMRGEKDILWPGRTKYFAKSSGTTADKSKFIPITDENHEDCHVKGGWRSVAIMYENLEDPRIVEGKTMVIPGSTVHDLEGYLGSIVGDVSAVILQRTPLIAQQRLFPPLEIALMSNFEEKLEIMVRTGVQEDIRMVAGSPTWALVLFKKVLEYTGKQNILEVWPNMQIFVHGAVSFIPYKAVFAEFFPDPKFAYQEIYNATEGYFGVQSDYGTEDMLLILDNSIYYEFVPMDEWDKEDPKTILLQDVELNKHYALIITTNAGLFRYQIGDTVMFTCLLPYKIKVTGRTKQFINAFGEEVMVSNTDKALQETAELFQVQVSDYTVAPIFQSRDGKGGHEWIIEFQDADPDREAFAEALDKKLQTINSDYEAKRFCDMAMKRLVLHIAPKNTFMQWLRQKNKVSAQQKVPRLSNHRLHLEEILKIL, encoded by the coding sequence ATGAATGCAATATGGGCGCAGTATCTCAAGCTGCACCGAGGCCAAATCAGGCAATTTTCAAACTATCCTATCGACACCCAATGGCAACAATTGGACACCATTCTTCGTAGAGCGAGGAATACAGAATGGGGCAAACGATATAAATTCGGCGAAATCACAAACGTAAACCAATGGCAAGATAGGCTCCCTTTGCAAGATTATGAAAGCTTGAAGGAAGATATCTTTCGCATGATGCGCGGCGAAAAAGACATACTCTGGCCGGGAAGGACAAAGTATTTTGCAAAATCATCCGGCACCACGGCAGATAAAAGCAAATTCATTCCAATCACTGACGAAAATCATGAAGATTGCCACGTGAAAGGTGGTTGGAGGTCTGTAGCGATCATGTATGAGAATCTGGAAGATCCTCGTATTGTTGAAGGTAAAACAATGGTGATACCGGGTTCCACGGTTCACGATCTTGAGGGTTATCTTGGGAGCATAGTAGGAGATGTGTCTGCGGTGATACTCCAGAGGACTCCCCTGATCGCCCAGCAAAGATTGTTTCCACCTCTGGAAATAGCATTGATGTCCAACTTCGAGGAAAAACTGGAAATCATGGTACGGACAGGAGTTCAGGAAGACATTCGAATGGTTGCGGGCTCACCCACCTGGGCACTTGTACTATTTAAAAAAGTATTGGAATATACAGGGAAGCAGAATATACTTGAAGTCTGGCCAAATATGCAAATCTTCGTCCATGGCGCTGTGAGCTTTATACCATACAAAGCAGTTTTTGCAGAGTTTTTTCCGGATCCTAAATTTGCTTATCAGGAAATATATAACGCCACAGAAGGATATTTTGGGGTTCAATCTGACTATGGCACAGAAGATATGCTCTTAATATTGGACAATAGTATCTATTACGAATTTGTTCCGATGGATGAATGGGATAAAGAAGATCCCAAAACAATCCTATTGCAAGATGTAGAACTCAACAAGCACTATGCGCTCATTATCACAACCAATGCAGGGCTTTTCAGATACCAGATTGGTGATACGGTGATGTTCACCTGTTTGCTGCCTTATAAAATCAAGGTTACAGGGCGGACGAAACAGTTTATCAATGCTTTCGGGGAAGAAGTGATGGTATCAAACACAGATAAAGCATTGCAAGAGACAGCTGAGCTGTTTCAGGTACAGGTAAGTGATTATACCGTTGCACCGATTTTTCAGAGTCGTGATGGAAAAGGTGGACATGAATGGATTATTGAATTTCAAGATGCTGACCCTGATCGTGAAGCTTTTGCAGAAGCACTGGACAAAAAATTGCAAACCATCAATTCCGATTACGAAGCAAAGCGATTTTGCGATATGGCTATGAAAAGATTAGTTCTACATATTGCACCGAAAAACACTTTCATGCAATGGCTGAGACAAAAAAATAAAGTTAGTGCTCAACAAAAGGTACCGAGATTGTCCAATCATCGATTACATTTGGAAGAGATTTTAAAAATTCTTTAA
- a CDS encoding lytic transglycosylase domain-containing protein has translation MQIRKVISWFSVSAIMTIAVMLLFVRADQNTNKVVDQIDQSIYGITLAGEYSFAGEKIPIDNFDVRERLERELLINTYQHSSTLLYLKLMARYLPYIERILQEQSLPDDLKYLAIAESSLRNAVSSAGAKGFWQFLSGTAKEYGLEVNEFVDERNHFEKSTLAACKYLKQLNQRFGSWSLAAAAYNMGPTALQTALDEQKENTYYGLNLSDETNRYLFRLVAIKSILKEPEKFGFYLKSDEDYEPMENYNTIAVNTSIPSLADFAHENGVSYRMLKLYNPWLMKGSLPNKTSKVYDLKIPR, from the coding sequence ATGCAAATTCGGAAAGTAATCAGCTGGTTTTCAGTAAGCGCGATCATGACTATTGCAGTGATGTTACTTTTTGTTCGTGCAGACCAAAATACCAACAAGGTCGTTGACCAAATAGACCAAAGCATATATGGCATTACCTTGGCCGGAGAGTATAGTTTTGCCGGTGAAAAGATACCGATTGACAATTTTGATGTACGAGAACGACTGGAGAGGGAACTTCTGATCAATACATACCAACATAGTTCCACATTGCTCTATCTCAAACTCATGGCCCGATATCTGCCATACATCGAACGGATTCTTCAAGAGCAAAGCCTCCCTGATGATCTCAAATACTTGGCCATTGCTGAATCCTCACTGCGCAATGCGGTCTCTTCAGCTGGAGCAAAGGGATTTTGGCAATTTTTATCGGGAACGGCAAAAGAATACGGTCTGGAGGTAAACGAATTTGTTGATGAGCGCAATCACTTTGAAAAATCAACCTTGGCTGCTTGCAAATACTTAAAGCAGCTCAACCAACGTTTTGGCAGCTGGTCACTGGCAGCAGCAGCTTATAACATGGGCCCAACTGCACTGCAAACTGCCCTTGATGAACAAAAAGAAAATACATACTATGGGCTAAATCTGAGCGATGAAACCAATCGCTACCTGTTTCGTTTGGTCGCCATTAAAAGTATACTGAAGGAACCTGAAAAATTTGGCTTTTACCTGAAGTCTGACGAAGATTACGAACCAATGGAAAACTATAACACCATTGCGGTGAACACTTCAATTCCAAGCCTGGCAGATTTTGCACATGAAAACGGAGTCAGCTATAGGATGCTCAAATTGTACAACCCTTGGCTCATGAAGGGATCTTTGCCTAACAAGACTTCTAAAGTCTATGATTTGAAAATTCCGCGTTGA
- a CDS encoding class I SAM-dependent methyltransferase, which translates to MKEFWDDRYRQVEYAYGEEPNTYFKNEIGKFPPASLLCPAEGEGRNAIYAALLGWRVVAFDISKEGKIKADNLAKKHQTSIDYRVGNLSELNFDNQLFDAIALIYAHFPGNLRNSYHHFFKNHLKKNGVIILEAFSKKHLDYNSKNESIGGPKNIELLYSIDEIKNDFNDFKIINLEETEMNLNEGIYHRGIGHVVRFTGIKS; encoded by the coding sequence ATGAAAGAATTTTGGGACGATAGATATAGGCAAGTTGAATATGCATATGGTGAGGAACCGAATACGTATTTTAAAAATGAGATCGGTAAATTTCCTCCAGCATCATTACTTTGTCCGGCTGAAGGAGAAGGAAGGAATGCAATATATGCAGCTTTACTCGGATGGAGAGTTGTTGCATTTGATATCAGTAAAGAAGGAAAAATCAAAGCAGACAATTTAGCTAAAAAACATCAGACTTCTATCGATTATAGAGTTGGCAACTTATCAGAACTCAATTTTGACAATCAGCTATTTGATGCGATTGCGCTGATTTATGCTCACTTTCCAGGAAATCTGAGGAATTCCTACCATCATTTTTTTAAGAATCATTTAAAGAAGAATGGAGTGATTATTCTGGAAGCTTTTAGCAAAAAACATCTTGATTACAATTCTAAGAATGAAAGTATTGGTGGTCCTAAAAATATTGAATTACTCTATTCAATCGATGAAATTAAAAATGACTTTAATGATTTCAAAATCATAAACCTGGAAGAAACCGAAATGAATTTGAATGAAGGAATATATCACAGAGGTATAGGACATGTAGTTAGGTTTACCGGAATAAAATCTTAA
- a CDS encoding DUF4153 domain-containing protein: MRIQQLLSWQSIMDVVKLSVRRFPMTIACTIASIVIAMITYRSNDPAEWLIRILLGAVLGISLFVGLKLMAENTFNVPKWKYILGSAGIIILSLYSILIDDPKHPDTLEQFLVLVLATHLLISFSYFLRIDDNRKFWTFNLEMFVHFVLGAFYSIVLMAGLQVATIAIQELFEIHWYKEVHMDIVILVFGLVLTFYWTSKVPTRVFEASEESEFSRVIINMVKYIMIPLIIIYFIILYAYGLRILVLWSLPKGWVGKLCLGFSAAGIFTYLLNFVLPSYDKNVLLKKFKKYFFYSMIPVLVLLFSALYVRIHQYGFTVERYLALAAAFWLTLVTFYFILSPKDDLRILPASLFFTCVMAAVGPWNAWNHSLKDQIGRWDSLLNRHQLIEDGKIVPARIHTDSLLPDQITSHLYYFQRHNYLGHVLNYFPDTLIAGINQDSIDYSTVEKLRKYLNIEHWNNSPTVEDGMFRIADSGFFSDSLQNASEVYSLRYWDTKTDAEKGSISIQDEKYLEIEGYGRIDFLKELLQNMPTQQNLLEKELKLDLSPDDGKNKFRCIIYHAEFSTSRIFSISMIIVRYPNVQK, translated from the coding sequence ATGCACGATTGCATCCATTGTGATTGCCATGATTACTTATCGAAGCAATGATCCTGCCGAATGGTTGATAAGAATACTGTTAGGCGCAGTACTGGGTATTTCATTGTTTGTTGGATTGAAATTAATGGCTGAGAACACTTTTAATGTTCCAAAATGGAAATATATCTTAGGATCTGCCGGCATTATTATTTTGTCATTGTATTCTATTCTGATCGACGATCCGAAACATCCGGATACATTAGAGCAATTTCTGGTGCTTGTGCTTGCTACACATTTACTGATCTCATTTTCATATTTTTTACGCATCGATGACAACAGGAAATTCTGGACATTTAATCTTGAAATGTTTGTTCATTTTGTCCTGGGAGCGTTTTACAGCATAGTATTAATGGCTGGGCTACAGGTCGCTACGATTGCTATTCAGGAACTGTTTGAGATTCACTGGTACAAGGAAGTCCATATGGATATTGTCATCTTGGTATTTGGCCTGGTGCTTACTTTTTATTGGACCTCGAAAGTGCCAACCAGAGTTTTTGAAGCGAGTGAAGAGTCAGAATTTTCTCGTGTGATCATCAACATGGTAAAATATATTATGATCCCACTGATTATCATCTATTTTATCATTTTGTATGCTTATGGTCTCAGAATACTTGTGCTGTGGTCATTGCCAAAAGGATGGGTGGGCAAACTCTGCCTGGGGTTTAGTGCAGCAGGAATCTTTACTTATTTGTTGAATTTTGTTCTTCCTTCCTATGACAAGAATGTACTTTTAAAAAAATTCAAAAAGTACTTTTTCTACTCTATGATTCCCGTGCTCGTTTTATTGTTTTCGGCACTTTATGTTAGAATTCATCAATATGGTTTTACCGTTGAAAGATATCTTGCTTTAGCTGCGGCATTTTGGTTGACTCTGGTCACTTTTTATTTTATACTAAGCCCAAAAGATGATCTGAGAATATTGCCGGCCTCGCTGTTTTTTACATGTGTGATGGCCGCTGTGGGACCATGGAATGCATGGAATCATAGTCTCAAAGATCAGATTGGTAGATGGGACTCATTGCTCAATCGACATCAGCTGATTGAAGACGGTAAAATAGTTCCCGCGCGGATCCACACCGACAGTCTTTTGCCGGATCAGATTACCTCACATCTCTATTATTTCCAAAGACACAATTACCTTGGACATGTACTAAATTATTTTCCGGATACTCTTATTGCAGGAATAAATCAAGACAGTATTGACTATTCTACAGTAGAAAAACTGAGAAAGTATTTGAACATCGAGCACTGGAACAATAGTCCTACAGTAGAGGACGGAATGTTCAGAATTGCTGACTCCGGCTTCTTTAGTGATAGCTTACAAAATGCATCTGAAGTCTATAGTTTAAGATACTGGGATACAAAAACTGATGCTGAAAAAGGTAGCATTTCCATTCAGGATGAAAAATATCTTGAAATTGAAGGATATGGCAGAATCGATTTCTTGAAAGAATTACTTCAAAATATGCCTACTCAACAAAATCTTCTGGAGAAAGAATTGAAGTTAGATCTAAGCCCGGATGATGGTAAAAATAAATTCCGCTGCATTATTTATCACGCTGAGTTTTCGACAAGCAGAATTTTCAGCATCAGCATGATAATAGTCAGATATCCAAATGTGCAGAAGTAG
- a CDS encoding OmpA family protein encodes MKVMEILRILFHFKGSKYNYLLPLFIIFCFAKGIAQNNLVQNGDFESHREMNLKESYSFANTDNINKLYNWSRLGFQVMYVNTKAPWIKSGWRTDAVYPKDLEPHSGKGMVQLCYEEAGPIDKDANGQRPFIGITGYLKAKLTKTLEIGKTYRLSMYVYVPHWELMDSAILDNIGICLLRKNIFMSTHNMLHFNRFFTQNLVCNQWQKMEFNIIPTCDLNYLVIGVFRTKTFPLLHRIYGGVYHDYFIDDVSCVELDSATAMAQKTIYHCRENEEEEEKLSIDYFDSLVLNYKNNEYLLSEEQKKSISNYLINFSKKYQAFKVIGHTDERGTDNKKLSLDRAYEVYQIISSQKAIDSNAIFYAGVGDKFPIVKDKQSVAQNRRTVIYPTNLNPLDVKYRKIISINESNVNKDKLILEWVKKSSLYSSILILFDPRINWEKIKVNKNFLREQIINKYNTYEKYYLDSLYFEDQKYRTLDLYLNDCSGYLYQVDTGVFSIVIPLQNQFELHDSICFQAAHKYFLKHGIPKLSKFGKRAQLAIIYPYLHSYNLAHLNSISDSLYTLCRAGEADWINYAMVMDRISLKRDGYQIYGTQFLLKNNELDRPLPIEIINANRKKIALYPIKNISR; translated from the coding sequence ATGAAAGTTATGGAAATCCTTAGAATTTTATTCCATTTTAAAGGCAGTAAATATAATTATTTACTGCCTTTATTTATAATATTTTGCTTTGCAAAAGGAATAGCACAGAATAATTTAGTACAAAATGGTGATTTTGAAAGTCATAGAGAAATGAATCTGAAGGAATCTTATTCTTTTGCAAATACAGACAATATTAATAAACTTTATAATTGGTCTCGACTTGGATTTCAAGTAATGTATGTAAATACAAAAGCACCTTGGATCAAATCAGGTTGGCGAACTGACGCCGTGTATCCAAAAGATCTTGAGCCACACAGTGGAAAAGGAATGGTTCAGTTATGTTATGAAGAAGCAGGTCCAATTGATAAAGATGCAAATGGACAAAGACCATTTATAGGCATAACTGGCTACTTAAAAGCCAAACTGACAAAAACCTTAGAAATTGGCAAAACTTATAGGCTGTCAATGTATGTGTACGTACCGCATTGGGAATTAATGGATTCTGCAATACTAGATAATATAGGAATATGTCTTTTACGTAAAAATATTTTTATGAGTACACATAATATGCTTCATTTTAATAGATTTTTTACGCAAAATTTAGTTTGTAACCAATGGCAAAAGATGGAATTCAATATTATTCCAACCTGTGATCTTAATTATCTTGTAATAGGTGTTTTTAGAACGAAAACATTTCCTTTATTACACAGAATATATGGCGGCGTATATCATGATTATTTTATTGATGATGTATCCTGTGTAGAGCTGGACAGTGCTACTGCAATGGCTCAAAAAACAATTTATCATTGTAGAGAAAACGAGGAGGAAGAAGAGAAATTATCAATAGATTATTTTGATTCACTGGTTCTGAATTACAAGAATAATGAATATCTACTTTCAGAAGAACAAAAGAAAAGTATTTCAAATTACCTAATAAATTTTTCAAAAAAATATCAAGCTTTCAAAGTCATTGGTCATACAGATGAGAGAGGAACAGATAATAAAAAACTTTCATTGGATAGAGCATATGAAGTTTATCAAATTATATCCAGCCAAAAAGCCATCGATTCCAATGCAATATTTTATGCTGGTGTAGGAGATAAATTTCCAATAGTTAAAGACAAGCAATCTGTGGCGCAGAATAGGAGAACAGTTATCTATCCTACCAATCTAAATCCATTGGATGTTAAATATAGGAAAATTATTTCTATCAATGAGTCTAATGTGAATAAAGATAAATTAATTCTTGAATGGGTAAAAAAATCAAGTCTTTATTCATCTATTTTAATACTTTTTGATCCTAGAATTAATTGGGAAAAAATTAAAGTAAATAAGAATTTTTTAAGAGAACAAATTATTAATAAATATAATACTTATGAAAAATATTATCTAGATTCTCTTTACTTTGAAGATCAAAAATATCGGACACTTGATCTTTATTTAAATGACTGTAGCGGATATTTGTACCAAGTGGACACTGGCGTTTTTAGTATTGTCATTCCACTTCAAAATCAATTTGAACTACATGATTCGATCTGCTTTCAAGCAGCTCATAAATATTTTCTAAAGCATGGGATTCCAAAATTATCAAAATTTGGAAAAAGAGCACAACTTGCGATAATATATCCATATCTACATTCGTACAATTTAGCTCATCTAAATTCAATATCAGATTCATTGTATACTTTGTGTCGTGCGGGTGAAGCAGATTGGATCAATTATGCTATGGTGATGGATAGGATTTCTTTAAAAAGAGATGGGTACCAAATTTATGGAACACAATTTTTACTAAAAAATAATGAGTTGGACAGACCATTGCCAATTGAAATAATAAATGCCAATAGAAAAAAAATAGCTCTTTATCCAATTAAAAATATTTCCAGATGA
- a CDS encoding ClbS/DfsB family four-helix bundle protein, whose translation MRPKNKTELLDLSQDNFDSLMTFIDNLSIEEKHLQFPEGTLNRNIKDVLMHLHHWHLLFVNWYEIGMQGVKPQMPAKGYSWNETPKLNLWIREQYEDIPWEEASRLLTTSFLQTRKIMDNHSNKELFEKQRFHWTGSTSLGSYLVSASSSHYSWAEKLIKKSIKK comes from the coding sequence ATGAGGCCAAAAAATAAAACTGAATTGCTTGACTTGAGTCAAGATAATTTTGATTCATTAATGACATTTATCGATAATCTTTCGATAGAGGAAAAGCACTTACAATTTCCGGAAGGGACTCTTAACAGAAATATTAAAGATGTGCTCATGCACCTGCATCACTGGCATTTGTTGTTCGTTAATTGGTATGAGATTGGCATGCAAGGAGTAAAACCACAAATGCCTGCAAAAGGCTATAGTTGGAATGAAACTCCGAAATTAAACCTTTGGATTAGAGAACAATATGAGGACATACCTTGGGAAGAGGCATCACGGTTATTGACCACCAGCTTCCTACAAACCAGAAAGATTATGGATAATCACAGTAACAAAGAGCTTTTTGAAAAGCAAAGATTTCATTGGACCGGTAGTACCTCACTTGGTTCTTATCTGGTATCCGCAAGCTCAAGTCATTATTCTTGGGCTGAAAAATTAATCAAAAAATCAATAAAAAAATAA
- a CDS encoding OmpA family protein, with protein sequence MKFENISRKFKNFTPNKINQAQHHICGYWVTVNGAYVDKAEIVAANGNDRVGPMTPIEIIIISIFSNHKYLNKKYLFRHFLPLLCIINYHSYCQNLIPNPSFEEYWDSKIEDAKTRPQFEYQTYISRLYSWKANSWQVFYYNIKHFHKNQESQDNFYTCEPVCHNIPDGNACIKFLYEWNDPQNDKNIIRSSQSYGMTAYLTCKLKEELTIGKTYEISMFVYLPNHEFLDPKFRTHIGFTLTLEEPNQIINSMLSVPYFFSDTIELDKWFRITKRVKATCNLKYLTIGMFESMFFPSQTPTQYHNTNSSFPKYYVDNLSLIEIKDSTYDNESEIIDFCKYKEKISLKNNSRNEIKIRFTTNDTSIQIKYQNQIDSLLKTINLSSNVIIIEGNADVIGTKESNLQLSYNRAIAIKNYIKQFQLKNKILCFGNGELINSKIATIKVVNQIEAGYLYKHLTNESLTVMSKNEANNLCIELLNSISSHELFYLYHDSLFMSRQENKTILNGKLATIFNNSRWPQMRIIDSLYAVDQIIRSGTFLSNISQTISSKFRLNYPEQLADYDKRISNELFKLISPTKFPKIKDIGMYNLHKLMTLLIHSPDTNKVKPFLELIYNNCMIGEANWLDYATLKDKYLVNGSKDQMYGTQYSIDKNTNEMILTSADKIDSINLNRKSIGLNPILTINTGIYLKQK encoded by the coding sequence ATGAAATTTGAAAATATAAGCAGGAAATTTAAAAATTTTACTCCAAACAAGATTAATCAAGCGCAACATCATATTTGTGGTTATTGGGTCACTGTAAATGGAGCCTATGTTGATAAGGCTGAAATTGTAGCTGCTAATGGGAACGATAGGGTTGGACCTATGACTCCCATAGAGATAATCATTATTTCGATCTTTTCAAATCATAAATACCTGAATAAAAAATATTTATTCAGGCATTTTCTACCCTTATTATGTATTATAAACTATCATTCATATTGCCAAAATCTCATACCAAATCCAAGTTTTGAAGAATATTGGGATTCAAAAATTGAAGACGCAAAGACTCGACCTCAATTTGAATATCAAACTTATATATCAAGACTATATTCCTGGAAAGCCAATTCTTGGCAAGTATTCTATTATAATATAAAACATTTTCATAAAAATCAAGAATCTCAAGATAATTTTTACACATGCGAGCCTGTATGCCATAATATACCCGATGGAAATGCCTGTATAAAATTTTTATATGAGTGGAATGACCCACAAAATGATAAAAATATAATACGATCTAGTCAAAGTTATGGAATGACAGCATACCTTACATGCAAACTTAAAGAGGAATTAACCATAGGTAAAACTTATGAGATTAGCATGTTTGTTTACTTACCAAATCATGAGTTTTTAGACCCCAAATTCCGTACTCATATTGGCTTTACTTTAACTTTAGAAGAACCAAATCAAATAATTAACTCCATGCTTTCAGTTCCATATTTTTTTTCCGACACTATTGAATTAGATAAGTGGTTTAGAATAACAAAAAGAGTAAAAGCAACATGTAATTTAAAATATCTCACCATCGGAATGTTTGAGAGTATGTTTTTTCCTTCACAAACTCCAACACAATATCATAATACAAATTCTAGTTTTCCGAAATACTATGTTGATAATTTGTCACTCATTGAAATTAAAGATAGTACATATGACAACGAATCTGAAATAATCGATTTCTGCAAATATAAAGAAAAAATATCCCTTAAAAATAATAGCAGGAATGAAATAAAAATCCGATTTACTACAAACGATACAAGCATCCAAATCAAATATCAAAATCAAATTGATTCTTTATTGAAAACAATTAATTTGAGTTCGAACGTCATAATTATTGAAGGAAATGCAGATGTTATTGGAACGAAAGAATCAAATCTACAACTGTCTTATAATCGAGCAATCGCTATAAAAAATTATATTAAACAATTTCAATTAAAAAATAAAATTCTTTGCTTTGGTAATGGCGAACTTATCAATAGTAAAATTGCTACAATTAAAGTCGTAAATCAAATCGAAGCTGGTTATTTGTACAAACACCTAACTAATGAAAGTTTAACGGTAATGTCTAAAAATGAAGCAAACAATCTATGTATTGAACTGTTAAATTCAATTTCTAGTCATGAGCTGTTTTATTTGTATCACGACTCATTATTTATGTCCAGACAAGAAAATAAAACTATTTTAAATGGCAAACTAGCTACAATATTCAACAACTCCAGATGGCCTCAAATGCGAATAATTGATTCTTTATATGCAGTTGATCAAATAATTCGGAGTGGAACATTTTTATCAAACATCTCACAAACCATATCAAGCAAATTCAGGTTAAATTATCCAGAACAACTAGCGGATTATGACAAACGAATAAGCAATGAATTATTCAAATTGATTTCTCCTACAAAATTTCCTAAGATCAAAGATATTGGGATGTACAACTTGCACAAATTAATGACACTCTTGATTCACTCTCCTGATACTAACAAAGTTAAACCATTTCTAGAACTAATCTATAACAATTGCATGATTGGAGAAGCAAATTGGTTAGACTATGCAACGTTAAAAGACAAATATTTGGTCAACGGCTCAAAAGATCAAATGTATGGGACTCAATACTCCATTGATAAAAATACAAATGAAATGATACTTACATCAGCCGACAAAATAGATAGTATAAATTTAAATAGAAAATCAATCGGACTAAACCCAATTTTAACTATAAATACCGGAATATATTTAAAACAAAAATAA